The nucleotide sequence GACTGGCTTTCCAGCCAGAGCGTCGCGTGCCGGACGGCTGCAGCCAGGGCCTCCCTGTACGGTTCTGCACCGGCGGACATAGGTGCATGCTACGCCCTCCCCCGGTCGACCGCGAGGAGCTGCTCAGGCGAGGGGCCGGCTCAGGCGAAGTTCTCCTGCCAGACGTCAAAGGCGAGCTTGACGATCAGGGCGAAAACCACCACCAGGAAGACCACGCGCACGAATTTGCTCCCCTGTTTTACAGCGGTGCGTGCGCCGAGGTAACCGCCGGCCATGTTCGCTGCGCCCAGCAGCAGGCCAACGCCCCACAGCAGCGAGCCGTGCGGAAGGAAGAAAATGAGGGCCCCGGCGTTCGTGGCCATGTTGACGATCTTCGCCTTGGCGCTGGCCTCGAGGAAGGCGTATCCCATCGCCGAAACCAATGCGATCACCAGGAACGAACCAGTGCCTGGCCCGATCAGGCCGTCGTAGAAACCGATGACGGCACCGATGGCACAGGCCACCACATAGTGGGTGCGTCCGTCGTGCCTGAGCTCGGTGAGGTGTCCGGCGTCGGGCTTGAGGGCCGTGAACAGCGCGACGGCCACCAGCGCCACCACAATGATCGGTTTGAACACCTCCGCCGGCAGCCGGGTGGCCAGCAGTGCACCGCCGAAGCTGCCCGCCAGCGCAATGGCTGCCATCGGCACGGCCGTCCTCAGATCCGGCCGGACGCGCCCGTAATAGGTCACGGCACTCGTGGTGGTGCCGAAGATGGAGCCCATCTTGTTAGTGGCCAGCGCCTGCACCGGGGTGATCCCCGGCACCAGCAGCAGCGCCGGCAGCTGCAGCAGGCCGCCACCGCCCACCACGGCATCCACCCAGCCGGCTGAGAAGCCAGCCACCACTATCAGGACGATAGTGGCGAGCTGGATTGACTCAAACCCCGAAACCACTGGGGGTGGGCGTCAGTTGCTGCGGACGGCGTTGACCACGTAGTCAACAGCCTTGTCCACGGCCACGTTTTCGGCCTCGCCGCTGCGGCGGTCTTTGATTTCGACGACGCCGTCCGCGAGTCCGCGGCCGACGGCCAGGATGGTGGGCACACCGACAAGCTCGGCGTCGCCGAACTTAACTCCAGGGGAAACCTTGGGCCGGTCATCGTAGATGACCTCGAGGCCTGCGCCTTCGAGCTCGAGGGCGAGCTGCTCGGCGGCCTCGAAGATCTCGTCACCGCGGCCGACCGCCACGACATGGACGTCCGCCGGAGCCACGGAGCGGGGCCAGACGAGGCCCTTGGCGTCGTGGTTGGATTCCGCCAGCGCGGCCACCGCGCGGGTGACACCCACGCCGTAGGAACCCATGGTGACCACAACCTGCTTGCCATTCTGGTCCAGGACCTTCAGTTCCAGCGCTTCGGCGTACTTGCGTCCCAGCTGGAAGATGTGGCCCATCTCGATGCCGCGGGCGATCTCGAGCGGTCCGGAGCCGTCCGGGGCTTCGTCACCGGCGCGCACTTCGGTGCACTCGATGACCCCGTCCCAGGTGAAGTCGCGTCCCGCCACAAGGTCATAGACATGCTTGCCAGCCATGTTGGCGCCGGTGATCCAGGCCGTGCCGCTGACGACGCGCGGATCCACCAGGTACAGGAGCTTGGCGGCGCCCTCCAGGCCAAGGAGCGGCTCGTCCAGGGACATGCCCGGGCCAAGGTAGCCGCGAACGATGAGCGGGTTGCGGGCCAGATCCTCCTCACCGGCGGCTTCCACGGCAATTTCGCCGGCGACCGGAAGGTAGGCGCCGATGTTGGCCTCGACGCGCTTGAGGTCCACACCCCGGTCGCCCGGCACACCGAGGACGACGATCTGGCGCTCACCGGTGGGCAGCGTAACGGCGAGAACCACGTTCTTGAGCGTGTCAGCGGCAGTCCAGGGGCCGCCGTCGGCCTCGCTGCGCGGCGCGAGCTCGTTGGATGCCGCCACGAGCGTGTCGATCGTGGGGGTGTTCGGGGTGTCGCGGATCACCGCGGCCGGGGCGTTGGTGAAGTCGATCTCGGCGGGGGCCACCGTGGTCACTGCTTCGACGTTGGCGGCATAGCCGCCGGCGGAGCGAACGAAAGTGTCCTCGCCGACCTCCGTGGGGTGCAGGAATTCCTCGCTCTTGGAGCCGCCCATGGCGCCGGCCGTGGCCGTGACGGGAATGACTTCCAGGCCCAGCCGTTCGAAGATCTTCAGGTAGGCCTCACGGTGGGCGGCGTAGGCGGCATCCAGCCCGGCGTCGTCGACGTCGAACGAGTACGAATCCTTCATGATGAATTCGCGGCCGCGGAGCAGGCCGGCGCGCGGGCGTGCCTCGTCGCGGTACTTGTTCTGGATCTGGTAGATGCTCAGCGGCAGGTCCTTGTACGAGGAGTACAGGTCCTTGACCAGCAGGGTGAACATTTCCTCGTGCGTCGGTGCCAGCAGGTAGTCACCGCCCTTGCGGTCCTGAAGCCGGAACAGCCCTTCGCCGTATTCGGTCCAGCGGTTGGTCGCCTCGTAGGGCTCCTTCGGGAGCAGCGCAGGAAAGTGGACTTCCTGGGCGCCGATGGCGGCCATCTCTTCGCGGATGATCTGTTCCACCTTGCGCAGCACGCTCAGCCCCAGCGGCAGCCAGGTGTAGATGCCCGGGGCCGCGCGGCGGATATATCCCGCGCGCACGAGCAGCCGGTGGCTGGCCACCTCGGCATCGGCGGGGTCTTCACGCAGGGTGCGCAGGAAAAGCTTGGAGAGTCGAAGAACCACGGGTAGGTGTCCGTTTCTTGGGGGAAGTGCTGATTGTCTGGGTACTAATCTACCGGCTGGGCAGCAGTACAGGTTCCGGGCCCTGTGGGAGCTGAACAGAAAAGCCACGCCCCGCAGGAGAAGCCCCTGGCCGTTGGCGGCTGGTCATCCCTGTGGTGGCGTGGCTCCACGGCCGGTCATGCCGCTAATTCTCGAAAGACCACCCGCGTCCGAAAACGCGATTAAATAGAACCTATGTGATAGCCGTCACCGAATTCAAATCCACTTTTGACCCGGGCCGGCCGTGCCCCGATGCCGCCGTACAGCACGCCGGCGGCATCGGCTAGAAGAGGACAGTAGCGAAGGTGCCCACCTGCCGGAAGCCAACACGTTCGTAGGTTGCCCGCGCCCGGGAGTTGTAGTCGTTGACGTACAGGCTGGTGACCGGCGCCAGTTTCTGGGCCAGCAGCACCACGGCCGCCATGTACCCGGCGCTGAGCCCGAGTCCCCGGTGGCTGGGATTCATCCATACGCCCTGCACCTGGGTGACCTCGGAGGTGACGGCGCCCAGTTCCGCCTTGAACACCACTTCGCCGTCCTTGAGGTGGACCAGGGAGTGGCCCTGGCGAATCAGTCCTGCCACGCGGCGGCTGTAAAAGTCGCGCCCGCCGAGGTACGGCGAATAGCCAACCTCTTCCTCGAACATTGCCGCACAGGCGGGAAGGATGGCATCGAAATCTGCGTACTGCCCGAATCCCAGCTCCCAGTTCGGTTCAACGGCCGGGGCACCGGTGATGGTCATAAGCGGCTGGTCGGGCCGGACCTCATGGGCAACGTGGCCCAGCTCCTCGAGGTGGCGGTGCAGGGCAAGAACCGTGCCGGCCGGTCCGAAGATCGAAGCGTACCGGCGCCCGGAGCGGTGGGCTACAGCAGCCACCGGGCCGGCCAGTTCCGGATCGAGCTGGATAGGGACCAGGTTGGCGCCTGCCCAGCAGGCGCCGACCAGCGCGTCGTCGTCGAAAACGCCGAGGACGCTGGCGCCGCCCGGGGTGGGCGCGGCAGAGTCCGTCGACTCCAGGTGCGCCAGGATGAACACGTTGGCAACAGGATCCGTCCCGGCCAGGTCGCGCAATTGGCGGGTGTCCGCAACACCCAGTACCCGGACGGCGGCACCGTCCGGGGCGGCGCCGTCCTTATGAGACGCTAACCACGGGGCTACCCTTGACAGCATCTTCGCCATCGGCCTCCCCCATCTCTTCCGCGATACGCATGGCCTCTTCGATCAGTGTCTCAACAATCTGGCTCTCGGGGACAGTCTTGATGACCTCGCCCTTCACAAATATCTGGCCCTTGCCGTTGCCGGAGGCGACGCCGAGGTCGGCCTCCCGCGCTTCGCCCGGACCGTTGACGACGCAGCCCATGACGGCCACGCGCAGCGGGATCTCCATGCCCTCGAGGCCGGCGGTGACCTGCTCGGCGAGGGTGTAGACATCCACCTGGGCACGGCCGCAGGACGGGCAGGAGACGATTTCCAGCTTGCGCGGGCGCAGGTTCAGCGACTGCAGGATCTGGTTGCCCACCTTGATTTCCTCGACGGGAGGAGCGGACAGGGACACGCGGATGGTGTCTCCGATGCCGCGCGAGAGCAGGGCACCGAAGGCCGTGGCCGACTTGATGGTTCCCTGGAAGGCCGGTCCGGCTTCGGTCACGCCCAGGTGCAGCGGCCAGTCACCCTTTTCGGCGAGCATTTCGTAGGCCGCCACCATGACCACCGGGTCATTGTGCTTGACGGAGATCTTGAAGTCGTGGAAGCCGTGTTCCTCGAACAGCGAGGCTTCCCAGACCGCAGATTCGACCAGGGCCTCCGGGGTGGCTTTGCCGTACTTCTTCAAGAGGCCCGGTTCCAGCGATCCGGCATTGACGCCGATGCGGATGGACGTGCCGTGGTCCTTTGCCGCCTGGGCGATTTCCTTGACCTGGTCGTCGAACTTGCGGATGTTGCCCGGGTTCACGCGCACCGCCGCGCAGCCGGCCTCGATGGCCGCGAAGACGTACTTCGGCTGGAAGTGGATGTCCGCGATGACCGGGATCTGCGACTTCCGGGCGATGATGGGAAGCGCCTCGGCGTCATCGGCCGAGGGGCAGGCCACTCGGACGATGTCGCAGCCGGAAGCGGTCAGCTCGGCAATCTGCTGCAGCGTGGCGTTGATGTCCGTGGTGGGCGTGGTGGTCATCGACTGCACGCTGATGGGGAAATCGGAACCGACGCCGACGGAGCCCACTTTGATCTGGCGTGTCTTGCGGCGCGGAGCAAGAACGGGCGGTGGTGCGGACGGCATTCCCAGGCTGACCGAGGTCACATGGACTCCTTGAAATCGAAAATCGTGGTGCGGGGCTGGCTAGGCGGCGTGCTCAGCCAGGAGGCCGGTCACAGGGACCCATTCGGTGGTTCGCGTGCCGGAAATGACGCCCGCAGCGGCGAAGGGGTCCTGCCGCAGGACCTCGTTGAGGGCAGCTTCGTCGGCTGCCTTGAAGATGAGCAGGGCGCCCGCGCCGTCGCCGTAAGGTCCGCTGGCAAGAAGCGTGCCATCCTGCGCCAGTCCTGCGGTCCATTCGCGGTGGGCGGGGCGGCTGGCCGCGCGCGTTTCGGAGGACTCGGCGTCGTATACGTACTCAACAGCAAAAACAGTCATAGAGATACCCTATCCCGCGGCCGGGCTACCCGAGGAGCACGACCTTCGTAAAGGCCGCAACTCCGGCCGCCCACAGCATGGAGGCCAGGGTGCCGATGATGAACCGCTCC is from Arthrobacter sp. QXT-31 and encodes:
- a CDS encoding sulfite exporter TauE/SafE family protein codes for the protein MVSGFESIQLATIVLIVVAGFSAGWVDAVVGGGGLLQLPALLLVPGITPVQALATNKMGSIFGTTTSAVTYYGRVRPDLRTAVPMAAIALAGSFGGALLATRLPAEVFKPIIVVALVAVALFTALKPDAGHLTELRHDGRTHYVVACAIGAVIGFYDGLIGPGTGSFLVIALVSAMGYAFLEASAKAKIVNMATNAGALIFFLPHGSLLWGVGLLLGAANMAGGYLGARTAVKQGSKFVRVVFLVVVFALIVKLAFDVWQENFA
- a CDS encoding proline--tRNA ligase, which codes for MVLRLSKLFLRTLREDPADAEVASHRLLVRAGYIRRAAPGIYTWLPLGLSVLRKVEQIIREEMAAIGAQEVHFPALLPKEPYEATNRWTEYGEGLFRLQDRKGGDYLLAPTHEEMFTLLVKDLYSSYKDLPLSIYQIQNKYRDEARPRAGLLRGREFIMKDSYSFDVDDAGLDAAYAAHREAYLKIFERLGLEVIPVTATAGAMGGSKSEEFLHPTEVGEDTFVRSAGGYAANVEAVTTVAPAEIDFTNAPAAVIRDTPNTPTIDTLVAASNELAPRSEADGGPWTAADTLKNVVLAVTLPTGERQIVVLGVPGDRGVDLKRVEANIGAYLPVAGEIAVEAAGEEDLARNPLIVRGYLGPGMSLDEPLLGLEGAAKLLYLVDPRVVSGTAWITGANMAGKHVYDLVAGRDFTWDGVIECTEVRAGDEAPDGSGPLEIARGIEMGHIFQLGRKYAEALELKVLDQNGKQVVVTMGSYGVGVTRAVAALAESNHDAKGLVWPRSVAPADVHVVAVGRGDEIFEAAEQLALELEGAGLEVIYDDRPKVSPGVKFGDAELVGVPTILAVGRGLADGVVEIKDRRSGEAENVAVDKAVDYVVNAVRSN
- a CDS encoding GNAT family N-acetyltransferase yields the protein MLSRVAPWLASHKDGAAPDGAAVRVLGVADTRQLRDLAGTDPVANVFILAHLESTDSAAPTPGGASVLGVFDDDALVGACWAGANLVPIQLDPELAGPVAAVAHRSGRRYASIFGPAGTVLALHRHLEELGHVAHEVRPDQPLMTITGAPAVEPNWELGFGQYADFDAILPACAAMFEEEVGYSPYLGGRDFYSRRVAGLIRQGHSLVHLKDGEVVFKAELGAVTSEVTQVQGVWMNPSHRGLGLSAGYMAAVVLLAQKLAPVTSLYVNDYNSRARATYERVGFRQVGTFATVLF
- the ispG gene encoding flavodoxin-dependent (E)-4-hydroxy-3-methylbut-2-enyl-diphosphate synthase — its product is MTSVSLGMPSAPPPVLAPRRKTRQIKVGSVGVGSDFPISVQSMTTTPTTDINATLQQIAELTASGCDIVRVACPSADDAEALPIIARKSQIPVIADIHFQPKYVFAAIEAGCAAVRVNPGNIRKFDDQVKEIAQAAKDHGTSIRIGVNAGSLEPGLLKKYGKATPEALVESAVWEASLFEEHGFHDFKISVKHNDPVVMVAAYEMLAEKGDWPLHLGVTEAGPAFQGTIKSATAFGALLSRGIGDTIRVSLSAPPVEEIKVGNQILQSLNLRPRKLEIVSCPSCGRAQVDVYTLAEQVTAGLEGMEIPLRVAVMGCVVNGPGEAREADLGVASGNGKGQIFVKGEVIKTVPESQIVETLIEEAMRIAEEMGEADGEDAVKGSPVVSVS
- a CDS encoding YciI family protein: MTVFAVEYVYDAESSETRAASRPAHREWTAGLAQDGTLLASGPYGDGAGALLIFKAADEAALNEVLRQDPFAAAGVISGTRTTEWVPVTGLLAEHAA